TACGGCAGGGTTTCATAGATCAGATAGACAGCAGAAAAAACGAAATAAAACATGAAACCGAACTTGCCAATGAAAGCCGTGTTAACCTTGGAACAACCTACAGGAAGCAAAAGAATACTCTCCATGACGTAACTGATGTCAATGTTCCTGAAGGAGAATGGTATGTCTCAGGAATCGCCTGGTATGAAGAAAACAGTACTCGCAAGGTGTCATGGTTTAAAAACGGCGTCCGGGACTCTAAAATGGATTTTGCTTCAAATGATTATATCACCAATTTCCCAATGCGTGTTTATCTGTATGCCGCTTCCTACCAAGATGCATCGAAGAATACAGGCTATATGGCAGTCGATTACGTTTTTGTCCGGAAATTTGTCGAAGCCGAGCCTACGGTCAAGGTTATTTCAGTTCATGGTGAAGACGAAGTTTCTTCAGAAAGTACCTTTGAGGAGAATTCTGTAAACCTTCCTAAAAATAATTATGGCGATAATTTCGAAAATAATTCCGGAAACAACTCTGAAAACGCCTTTGAGAATAGTTCTCAGTCGGGAACTCTTTCTGAGCCTCAGGCAGCTCAAGGGTCCGAGTTAAACTCCGAAACCTCGGCTCCTGAGAGAGTTGCCCAGGCGCAGGAAAACCTGAGTCAAAATGAGATCGGCTCTCCCGATCCTCTATTCCCTGAGTACGATGTGCATATCTCCGGAATCAGGCTTTCTTCCCCTTACAGGTTCGATTTCCCAGCCCTTGTAGAGGAACTCAACTCCTCAGGCATAGATACGATTTTCCTCAGTGTGGACAGCAAGGACGTATGGCAATACGAGCGCTTTGTAAAGATGGCTCATGAAGAAGGAATTTCGGTGCACGCAGTGCTCCTGGAAAACATAAATTGCACAGAAAACGGAGCCGACGACACCTGCCAGGGTTTACTGGATACGATACTGGGTTACAATGAAAAATCCCTCGCCCCCTTTGACGGGATAGATATCTACGTAAACTCCTCTGCTGGGGAAGGCTATAAAGAAAGCTCAATAGACTACAGGACACTGTTTGAAACAGCCAATAAAGAGGCTGAAGAAAATGTATCCATCTCAGCAAGCCTCCCGTTAAATTATAACGCATCCAGAATCGAAGAAACAGCTCCTTTTGTCGATTTCTTCATCATCAGGGCTTATCCTTCGGAAATTGAAGGGCTTAACTCAGTGCCAGGAATTGTTGATACCGTTGCACTTGAGATGGGAGAGATAAGAGGCGCTGGTTCAAGAGGAATAATCGAAGTCTCTGTGGAAGAAGGTTTTAAGGATAAATTTTCTATACAGGAACTCTTTGCCGGACTTTCAGATTATTATTCAAGTGATCCGGCTTTCCTGGGAGTCTCGGTTTTCAATTACGATACCTATACAGCATTACCTCGCACAGAACCAGATGAGAAAAGTTTTCCGATTCCTGGATTCAAAGCTCTCCCGGTACTTCTTGCAGGTCTTGGAGCTTTCGCCCTTTTAAAGATAAAGAGAGATTAAAAAGAAATTAGATAAAAACAAGAGAAATCAAAGAGTAGTCAGATGAAATTAAAGAAAGTTTAATCAAGCAGAAAAAAGACAGGGAAAAGCTAATAGAGAATTATTCTCTCTTTTCCTATCTTTTTTGATCTCACTCTTCTTTTCTCTTTTTCTTTTCCCTTTAATTTTCCATTTTTCCTTTCTTACCAGTCTATTCGTTTTTTAATTCACTTTCTAATTCCTTTTTTCTCTTCCATTCACTTTCTAATTCCTTTTCCCTCTTTTCTGTCGTGCTTTCTGAGCCAAATTATTTTCCTTATTCAACAGGAGAAACATTTTTATGCTGATTGTTCGTTTATACTCTTGTTTACTTCTGTTTAAAGTTCTAAATTATTAAACGTTTGAACGGGGGTTCTAGCATTAAAGTTCTTGGATTGGTGGGTAGTCCTAATATAAATGGAAACACTGCAAAGCTTATAAACGCAATTCTCGACGGAGCTGCCGAAAACGGTGCAGAAAAAGTAATTTACAATCTGGGCTCACTAAACATTAAAGGTTGTGATGCTTGCTGCAAATGCCAGGAATCAGGCTGCTGTCTCATAGATGACGATATGCAGGAAATTTATCAACAAATCCAGACTGCAGACATGGTTGTACTCGGTTCTCCAGTTTACATGTGGCAGATGACTGCCCAGACTAAACTCCTGATTGACCGCATGACAGCCTTCTTAAAACCTAATCTTTCGAGCAGACTTGATAATAAAAAACTGATTCTTGTCTTCTCCCAGGGCAGTCCGGACAGGGACGCCTTCAAACCATATTTTGAATACACAGCCGGCCTTCTTTACTATCTCGGTTTTGATGTTCTGGATACCGTAATTGCTGCTGGCACGGATAAGCTTGAAGTGTCCTTCAGACCCAGGCTGCTTGAAAAAGCAAGGGAGCTCGGAAAACTGGTCTCGACTCCTAACCTTACTGGTCCTGAGTTTAGGAGAGCCGAGTCAAGCTTAACCCCGCTTC
This region of Methanosarcina flavescens genomic DNA includes:
- a CDS encoding flavodoxin family protein; its protein translation is MNGGSSIKVLGLVGSPNINGNTAKLINAILDGAAENGAEKVIYNLGSLNIKGCDACCKCQESGCCLIDDDMQEIYQQIQTADMVVLGSPVYMWQMTAQTKLLIDRMTAFLKPNLSSRLDNKKLILVFSQGSPDRDAFKPYFEYTAGLLYYLGFDVLDTVIAAGTDKLEVSFRPRLLEKARELGKLVSTPNLTGPEFRRAESSLTPLL
- a CDS encoding DUF2341 domain-containing protein; the protein is MAKRSTVFGITSLFLIFLLTGCALGAINNTWNLSTSENSWNFSQEIVVTENAGKTLQGYPVPVSLNSSNFNFSEAKNDGSDIRFLSGDRTLNYWIETWDPENKEALIWVRLPSLPANKTGKILMRYGNPDAEAMSNGEKTFDFFDNFEGNNLNELKWNTESAGGGLVEVKDGICNVAAPKVHAYDSSMIYSKKSFEINSMFVVKRMKVTTGTDTRGPVLRQGFIDQIDSRKNEIKHETELANESRVNLGTTYRKQKNTLHDVTDVNVPEGEWYVSGIAWYEENSTRKVSWFKNGVRDSKMDFASNDYITNFPMRVYLYAASYQDASKNTGYMAVDYVFVRKFVEAEPTVKVISVHGEDEVSSESTFEENSVNLPKNNYGDNFENNSGNNSENAFENSSQSGTLSEPQAAQGSELNSETSAPERVAQAQENLSQNEIGSPDPLFPEYDVHISGIRLSSPYRFDFPALVEELNSSGIDTIFLSVDSKDVWQYERFVKMAHEEGISVHAVLLENINCTENGADDTCQGLLDTILGYNEKSLAPFDGIDIYVNSSAGEGYKESSIDYRTLFETANKEAEENVSISASLPLNYNASRIEETAPFVDFFIIRAYPSEIEGLNSVPGIVDTVALEMGEIRGAGSRGIIEVSVEEGFKDKFSIQELFAGLSDYYSSDPAFLGVSVFNYDTYTALPRTEPDEKSFPIPGFKALPVLLAGLGAFALLKIKRD